From the genome of Symphalangus syndactylus isolate Jambi chromosome 5, NHGRI_mSymSyn1-v2.1_pri, whole genome shotgun sequence, one region includes:
- the PPCDC gene encoding phosphopantothenoylcysteine decarboxylase isoform X3 — translation MEPRPGRLPELEATRPHMEPKASCPAAAPLMERKFHVLVGVTGSVAALKLPLLLSKLLDIPGLEVAVVTTERAKHFYSPQDIPVTLYSDADEWEMWKSRSDPVLHIDLRRWADLLLVAPLDANTLGKVASGICDNLITCIIRAWDCSKPLLFCPAMNTAMWEHPITGQQVDQLKAFGYVEIPCVAKKLVCGDEAEFCSQVWGPWLKWGPSWTK, via the exons ATGGAGCCCAGGCCTGGCAGGCTCCCAGAACTTGAAGCCACCAGACCCCACATGGAACCAAAGGCCTCCTGTCCAGCTGCTGCACCCTTGATGGAGAGAAAATTCCATGTTCTTGTGGGTGTCACAGGGAGTGTCGCGGCCCTGAAGTTGCCTCTTCTGTTGTCAAAGCTTTTGGACATTCCTGGG CTGGAAGTAGCAGTGGTCACAACTGAGAGAGCCAAACATTTCTACAGCCCCCAGGACATTCCTGTCACCCTCTACAGCGACGCTGATGAATGGGAG ATGTGGAAGAGCCGCTCTGACCCAGTTCTGCACATTGACCTGCGGAGGTGGGCAGACCTCCTGCTGGTGGCTCCTCTTGATGCCAACACTCTGGGGAAGGTGGCCAGTGGCATCTGTGACAACTTGATT ACCTGCATCATCCGGGCCTGGGACTGCAGCAAGCCCCTGCTCTTCTGCCCGGCCATGAACACCGCCATGTGGGAGCACCCGATCACAGGGCAGCAGGTAGACCAGCTCAAGGCCTTCGGCTATGTTGAGATCCCCTGTGTGGCCAAGAAGCTGGTGTGCGGAGACGAAG